The segment CCCCTGGTAGGATCCGAGGAGGGGACCGGGGAAGTCACACTCCCTTACTTCCAGAAAGTAAACACCAAGTAAATGCCCCCACTCCCTACGCCCTATGTGCCCAGGCAGCCGGGGATCAGTGCCCCCAGCATCCACAGGGCTGCGCCTGTGAACAGAGGATGCTGTGGATACTGTCCTGtgttggagggaggaggaaggggggcaaCGGCAGCGGGAGCAGGGGATCGATGGGGAGGCGGGCGGGGGCGACCCCCCCTGTCTGTGTATCACGCGTGTGTCTCTGCTCTCGGCTCCTCCACTGTGCAGGGCAGTGCTCGGAGGCTTTGGCCGGTGGCAGCCCCGGCAGCGGGGGGGAGCCGCCCAAGGGCAGCGGAGGCAGCGGCGGCTCCCAGGGTTCACTGGCCTGCAACTCCAGCGATCAGATGCGCCGCTACCGCACAGCCTTCACCCGCGAGCAGATAGCCCGGCTGGAGAAGGAATTCTACCGGGAGAATTACGTGTCCAGGCCCAGAAGATGTGAACTGGCAGCTGCTTTAAATCTGCCAGAAACCACCATCAAGGTACACACCGCTTGGACATGTTTTCAATTAGCACGATATAAATCTAAACGGCCAGGCTTCCTTGCAAAACGCTGGGAAGCgctttcagaacaaacattttccgGCTGCGCCCTGCTACTTTCTGCACAAAAGCAGCGCTAGGTAGCTTTTAATAAAAGTTATCAGCGATCAGGCGAGCGAGGCCTCTGACAGCCCAGCCTCTAAGTGTTTTTAATCTTCCTTTCACCCGATTTTAAGAATTCGTTACCTTTAAACTCTGGGAAATTTTAAATAATGAGCATTTAACAGAAACGTTTCAACCTTTTGCCACGTTAAATAAAACACAAACTGAACAGCAAATGCCCCAGGTGGAGTTCACAAGATGCTGCGAAGGATGCAGTGCTTCTAGGCGGTAGGTACACTTGTTTGGAGTGTGTGTAAATACACAGCAAGTACAATAGGAGAGCAATTCTGAAGTAAGAAAGAAAAAGTGCCTACAAAAAGGCCACCACTTTGGATCTCCCTCTAAATTTATAGCAACTTTTACGTGGACAAATTGTAGTTTTTACTTGATGACAGCTCATTATTTGAacgatatatttttattttgccaGTTCAACCTATATAGTTAAAATAGTGGGTTAGCTCTCGTTCGCCAACAAACCAACCTTCGCACACAATATTTTCACTGTGGAAAATGAAGGTACCAGTCAGGACTTTGGTGTGTGTCTCTCAGTCTGAAGCGAGGACAGACGGAGCAAACAGTTGTGTCCAAAATGCATCTTCTGGCATGGCCTTTCTGTCTGCCCGACCCTGTGCAGGTTTTAAGAGCGTTCTCTCTTTCCTCTGTCTCTCCCAGGTCTGGTTCCAGAACCGCAGGATGAAGGACAAGAGGCAGCGTTTGGCCATGACCTGGCCTCACCCAGCAGATCCTGCTTTTTACACGTACATGATGAGTCATGCAGCGGCAACTGGCAATCTTCCCTACCCCTTCCcatcccacctgccccttccttACTACTCCCACATGGGCATTGGCGCCACCTCGGCCTCTGCTGCCACCCCTTTCAGTACCCCTCTGAGACCACTGGACACCTTTAGGGTCCTCTCTCATCCTTACCCTAGACCAGAACTGCTCTGTGCATTCAGACATCCTTCTCTTTACCCTGCCCCAACTCATGGACTCAGTAGTGCTGGAGGCAGCCCTTGCTCATGCTTGGCTTGCCATAGCAGCCAGTCCAATGGACTGGCACAGAGACCTTCAGGATCAGACTTTACCTGTTCAGCCACAACCAGGACTGACTCTTTTCTCACTTTCACACCCTCGGTGCTGAGCAAAGCAACCTCAGTATCCATGGACCAGCGGGAAGAAGTACCTTTAACAAGATAAAGCTTCATCTCAGGTTTATAAATAATATGCCCCTTTCATGGGCTCACATAAGGTTGAAGTACTTACATCCAACGTTTATTTAATTGCGTTCTCTCCCATAAGTGGACACCTATGGGGAAAAAAGACTAAAAATAGCTCAGTCTTTGAAGGATTTACATTCCAAGATAAAACAGGAAtgaagaagaagggggaaaaaaaccactaGTGATGTAAGCGCATAAGGAAGAATTTAGGCTTCTGCACTATGAAGGCAAAAACTGATATACACTATTTTCTACAATATACCATAGAAATGAGCTAGGACTTTATTTTCTATGGCCAGATAACCTATCAAGGGGCAGAACTTCTCCAAACCACAGCAAAATCTTTATGCCCAATTATACATGACTGAAAAGTAAAATCTGAAATACTTGAAAGAAAAATTGCTGATAATAAAATGTCTTGTGTGcataatacaaaataaagatTTATGCTTTACCAGATTGTTCAACAACCAACTAAAAGGGTTTCTAGATAGCAACTCAACAGTATTATCCTGTTATTTCTAGaaacaagaaaaatgtttttgCCATAAAGAACAGTGACATATTGTACATTACTTTCCTGGTTTAATTGCACTCTTTACCTCTCTCCCTGTCTCAGTAATATAAACCCTTCGTTTTTTAGCAGAAATCCAATATTTcgtctcctccttcctcccaacttttatttttaagaaactgGCAGAAAAAAAAAGATCCTGTCAGTTTGTGGGTCAGAGCTATTTGTCCTTTAACTAACAATGTCCTATTATCAGTTGCTGAAACGTGCACACACTGACGAAATTAGCAAGTGATGTATATGTAAGGAGGCTTTTTGAATGTCGAATGTATAATATTCTCTGAACAGAGACCCTGTGCCAAACGTTAACAAGCCGCCAAGGGAAGAGATTAGGTGACAGGGAGCTGAACTCCTTCAGACAATCACTAGTCTGCAAATTAGAGCAAAGGCGATTTTCCTTCCTTTGTATTTCACCTTCAGGTCTCCCATTGGCTTATTCCTTTTCTATTCCTTTGCTGCATTTGGGTTTTAGATTCGAGTGCTGTTTTTTTGTTAGTTTCCCCTcgtcccccttccttccccaaccTCTGCATTTGTATGTGACTTTCACACCATTTGTGTGTAAAGTCTTTCCTCCTCCTGGAGATTAATTTATTTCTTCTTCCCTTTGCTTCTTGTATGTTACAGTGGAAGATAGTATTCGTGATTTTGCTTGGATTTTTGTCTGAGTGGGGTGCAGCTGTCAACCTGAAATTCTAAAAACACAAATATTGGATTGGGCTAATAGTTTCTTTCAAGACAGAAATCGTTTAACGAATTCTCTTTTTAAATAGCCCAAAGAATTCACTGTTACCATATGTTACCATGTCGCAATAAAGAGCTAGACAAATTTTAATTCTGtatcacaaatatttttattgtgtttgttttaaaaaaaaaaaccccttaagATTACTGCTTACTACCGTTTCTATTTCTTGCAGTTCCTTTTAGTTACACTTCAACAGTCAGGAAAATAAATGttgcactgaaacaaagacattttgaCACCTCTGTTATCTACTGTGTGTTAAACTGCCGATGAACTTCTGTATAGTTTATTGTCACATTTAAGACTTTTTGTCCGCGGGACAATGGGGCGAATGACATATTTCTGTCGTGGCTGCTCAAGAGGAAGAAAGATACAAATACCTCTCAAACCATTTCTCATTTTAATAAAATCTGCTTATCCGAAAAACTGATCCAAACGGGGGAGGGAATTCTCCACGCTCATCATTAAGGACCAACCCTTTCTATCAATTTTAAAGCAGAAATCTCCTTTTTTATTAAAACTGATGGGCCTTTCATGTACGCCAAAGTATTATTAGAATGGTATTTCGCTCTATGAATAATAGGACGGTTGCGATTTCAGATAGTGGCAAAGGAGTGTACTAAAAGCCCCAAATCAAATCTAGGCATTAAGATTTAAAAGTTTTGGGCGGGGGCTGCTTTACCTGCCTCTCTTAACATGCATCTCATTCACTAAAAGAATCAATGCAGTGAAATATGAACGAATGAATAACAGCACAGTAAAGCAACCAGAATATATGAACCTTGGCCAGGTGGGATAAAGGGACAGAACACTGAAGAGGACCTCTTTCAACTGTCCACAGCTAGCTAGGATCCTGCAG is part of the Chrysemys picta bellii isolate R12L10 chromosome 2, ASM1138683v2, whole genome shotgun sequence genome and harbors:
- the EVX1 gene encoding homeobox even-skipped homolog protein 1 — encoded protein: MEPRKDMVMFLEGGQLGTLAGKRVSNLSEAVGSPVQEPQDKMIHRSCLSPRSGPLSSRERGGGEEEVEVLPGTGTVPESRSAAAAAALLSAGQQLASEPLSSKGQQSSSDTESDFYEEIEVSCTPDCTTGNAEYQPSKGQCSEALAGGSPGSGGEPPKGSGGSGGSQGSLACNSSDQMRRYRTAFTREQIARLEKEFYRENYVSRPRRCELAAALNLPETTIKVWFQNRRMKDKRQRLAMTWPHPADPAFYTYMMSHAAATGNLPYPFPSHLPLPYYSHMGIGATSASAATPFSTPLRPLDTFRVLSHPYPRPELLCAFRHPSLYPAPTHGLSSAGGSPCSCLACHSSQSNGLAQRPSGSDFTCSATTRTDSFLTFTPSVLSKATSVSMDQREEVPLTR